From the genome of Drosophila melanogaster chromosome 2L, one region includes:
- the kis gene encoding kismet, isoform B, with translation MEVIKPMDFSSFSAFCEHLNKSSQIAATTATTIPPTINNGKGIYLEKMERQGKMELAAKERESQRLQLIPKKWNRREEYEFLRVLTGYGVDLHVSTPMASSNGSSLSPDWTKFKQMAHLERKSDETLTDYYKVFVAMCKRQAGLKLSESERGLEGIIEEIEKEHAKLILDRLEVLAKLREVARNPMLEERLKLCTKNADTPDWWEPGRHDKELITAVLKHGLYRSETFIFNDPNFSFGESEKRFIRELEAQIQRTIKLEAFNAEKAEKLAAAEKDAATEKAAATEKAAAEKAASVKNEVIDLDDELMTNESVIKKESPVTPIKEEIKSEESPEKHDTADNLEDKNSDAEESTKIKGKEDFNPETTEKEALDESTNLNKDKSSTETLVPEIEDSKPSEDKMEVEELPVAENGEKEGSPEKCSDAEDKKFSEEKPSSPAVPDGKVSEMEADEAAPNTEENCSGDSESPEKECEDKVVEKVEEEKGENSYEKAEEQKEETEKLEKSSIESEPSEKSETVLEPEVAVPKKSTGDQDILDLVAGPSDPDDDEVMKEKEKAVEEECKKQAAELKARFPDLEVIQPATVKQQKLEKPKLEMCMIRWFKDFALERRIAHIVACVESGNWPVDSKYSAFATCKGATDLSIALHESIPHLSSLERRSTTPDVITITTDQGVTKHLQTSHMQQVASSASAASTSSGVPQVTQSKPSSSNSLPGLDAKSINAAVAAAVAAAAAGGNATSLSSLLPGMSLSAATGSSAGGVSGLSVPSAGSGVGKKRKRHIAIDVETERAKLHALLNSSTMAPKDWESEIANMEALSGSSGRGRGGNSSASSGMQPPPAHQHASLSRQSSGQFSKPAVPAMKTPPPSMGAPMDLSSSLPKMNMTEMLKSASSSGAIDLSEVQDFSMPSKKSSVHAALSSAFPSMGNKSKLDDTLNKLMKKNNCTIEEPVIGKEKKRKKLDEIVLGLSAAKEQKTFPDPSLPSSKKPQIPPSVSVTPANLQSSSNQQSNQKPFTITVTTVPGKSKSGSSNSGSGTGGSSSASGGGAGGSGLSALQNMAMGGLSSKDSLNALLAQTMATDPQTFLKQQQKMMQFLPPAQRKAYENMLAEMEQAMKISSKFSTNSPHDVKVNKWLSDMTSPLGDQLSIDYVGGGGASGSGSGNSRRSNRQQGNSQQSSSAAQLQKQQQQQQQQQQQQQQHSMPGPQNLTGEEPVPVINKQTGKRLGGNKAPQLKRLMQWLTENPNYEVDPKWLEQMQNPMSTPSPRPASMESGYGSSAVKSHGGRPLSNLSSTSSSSHTQQQSSAAQSQAGGNSGSSKKNSRQQTAASAALDQAALQFGSLAGLNPSLLANLPGLGAFDPKNPLAAFDPKNPLLSMSFGGMPGMGNIPGLGNLNNMNLFASLAGMGGLGNLAGMDTQSLAALMAAAGPTLGGLTGASGGAGSGKSQAQSQSSATSSSSSASKKKQQQQQQQAQNEAAQLAAAISASTGGSGASGGKNAAASASQLAAGFPFLFPNPSLLYPPMGLGGLNPYSLGSSGLGSAYDQLAQQYNLLNGATSSASNTSSTQSKSHQSQSKSSQSRNTTASANSAASLMNAMASMGGGASTVTTPSTSASGSGRGRQSSSRNQSQTTPTAADMAQLSSLLMPGADPHLLESLSRMSNMDLAQATRLMSSLGMPPLSGTPSSSGGGNTSTSKRSSQAANEANVQAKEQQKWLESLARGALPTDLAALQAFSQGKMPSTSGSNTGTSTSSSKSSKAAATAAAAQLPQIPGMSSDFPQAFLAEMAAQAMAAAGGSLPLSGPGSLASLAGLTGGSAGGGGSSASGSTSHSSSKRQREQDAFKQQMDYYTKTLGLGSGISLIPTSSAGGSSASSSAANAAAAAYAAALDAEQQHQQQQKALSKRARGDLHPTKEELAALAAGLPLNLGASMSSIEKSLRGGSSSSSSSTPAPMTAEQDKVTLTPLNASGGGSGSSSSSAAAAGLAANLPSQTTITIAPPISSGASTSSERSERSESRISLTITNAADAAKLPPPYEEADELIIQPILKKPTAANPGSSHGGSVDDLDTAENTSAANLSGSSSSSAAAAAAAAAEENRRSSNRLKRPRSGNEQGSGSVEGQPPEKRRELRSTRHTRSSADASTLNLSTGSESGAEERNE, from the exons ATGGAGGTTATTAAACCCATGGACTTCAGCAGCTTCTCGGCGTTCTGCGAGCATCTTAACAAATCTTCACAAattgcagcaacaactgcaacgaCGATACCGCCAACAATAAACAATGGAAAAGGCATTTATTTGGAg AAAATGGAGCGACAGGGAAAGATGGAACTGGCGGCGAAGGAGCGCGAGTCCCAACGGCTGCAGCTCATTCCCAAAAAATGGAACCGCCGGGAAGAATACGAATTTCTTAGAGTTCTTACCGGGTATGGTGTGGACCTACACGTCTCAACACCTATGGCTTCCTCTAATGGAAGTTCCCTTTCGCCCGACTGGACCAAGTTCAAACAGATGGCTCACCTAGAGAGAAAAAGCGATGAAACACTGACGGACTATTATAAGGTATTTGTGGCCATGTGTAAACGACAGGCGGGTTTAAAGCTCTCTGAATCGGAGCGCGGCTTAGAAGGTATCATCGAAGAAATCGAAAAGGAACACGCCAAGCTCATACTGGATCGCTTGGAAGTTCTTGCCAAATTGCGAGAAGTCGCTCGGAATCCCATGCTTGAGGAACGCTTAAAACTCTGCACCAAGAATGCGGATACTCCAGATTGGTGGGAGCCCGGTCGACACGACAAGGAATTGATTACAGCCGTCCTCAAGCACGGACTTTATCGCTCCGAAACCTTTATCTTTAACGATCCAAACTTTAGTTTTGGAGAGTCAGAGAAGCGTTTTATTCGAGAACTAGAAGCTCAGATTCAACGTACTATCAAACTGGAGGCTTTCAATGCTGAAAAGGCAGAGAAGTTAGCGGCAGCTGAAAAAGATGCTGCAACTGAAAAAGCTGCGGCGACTGAAAAGGCGGCAGCAGAAAAGGCAGCTTCCGTGAAGAATGAGGTCATAGACCTTGATGATGAGCTCATGACTAATGAGAGTGTCATAAAGAAAGAATCGCCGGTTACTCCCATAAAAGAAGAAATTAAATCTGAAGAGAGTCCTGAAAAGCATGATACTGCTGATAATCTCGAAGATAAAAATTCAGATGCTGAAGAGAGTACAAAGATAAAGGGTAAAGAGGATTTTAATCCAGAAACCACGGAAAAGGAAGCACTGGACGAATCTACAAATTTGAATAAGGATAAGTCTAGCACTGAAACATTGGTTCCAGAAATTGAAGATAGCAAACCTAGCGAAGATAAAATGGAAGTTGAGGAATTGCCCGTTGCCGAAAATGGTGAGAAGGAAGGTTCGCCTGAGAAATGCAGTGATGCTGAGGATAAGAAATTTTCAGAAGAAAAGCCAAGTTCCCCTGCAGTTCCTGATGGTAAAGTGTCAGAAATGGAGGCAGATGAAGCTGCCCCTAATACAGAAGAAAACTGTTCTGGGGATTCGGAATCGCCCGAAAAGGAATGTGAAGACAAGGTTGTTGAAAAGGTTGAGGAAGAGAAGGGTGAAAACTCATATGAAAAGGCTGAGgaacaaaaagaagaaacGGAAAAACTGGAAAAATCGAGTATAGAATCAGAGCCCTCTGAAAAATCTGAAACTGTCCTCGAACCCGAAGTAGCTGTGCCCAAAAAATCCACTGGCGACCAAGACATACTCGACCTGGTGGCTGGTCCTTCAGATCCCGATGATGACGAGGTGATGAAGGAAAAAGAGAAAGCAGTAGAAGAAGAATGCAAGAAGCAGGCAGCAGAACTTAAAGCCCGCTTTCCGGACTTGGAAGTGATTCAACCGGCAACTGTTAAGCAGCAAAAGTTGGAGAAGCCAAAGCTTGAAATGTGCATGATCCGATGGTTTAAGGATTTTGCGTTAGAACGCCGTATTGCGCACATTGTCGCTTGCGTTGAGTCAGGAAATTGGCCTGTGGATAGTAAATACAGTGCCTTTGCAACCTGCAAGGGGGCCACTGATCTAAGCATTGCTCTTCACGAATCCATTCCTCACTTGAGCAGTTTGGAACGTCGCTCCACAACACCCGATGTCATTACCATAACAACGGACCAAGGTGTCACAAAGCACTTGCAGACCTCCCACATGCAGCAAGTTGCCAGCTCGGCGTCCGCTGCATCCACTTCCTCGGGAGTTCCCCAGGTCACCCAATCAAAGCCCTCTTCTTCCAACAGTTTACCTGGCTTGGATGCTAAAAGCATCAATGCTGCTGTGGCAGCGGCCGTtgcggcagctgcagcaggtGGAAATGCCACCTCCCTATCGTCTCTGCTTCCCGGAATGTCACTGAGTGCAGCAACTGGCTCTTCGGCCGGTGGAGTGAGCGGATTGAGCGTTCCGAGTGCCGGGTCTGGAGTGGGAAAGAAGCGCAAGCGACACATCGCCATTGACGTGGAGACGGAAAGGGCTAAGCTCCACGCTCTGCTTAACAGTTCTACAA TGGCGCCGAAAGACTGGGAGAGTGAGATTGCAAACATGGAGGCCTTGAGTGGCTCCTCTGGTCGTGGTCGAGGTGGCAATTCTTCTGCTTCGAGTGGCATGCAGCCGCCTCCAGCTCATCAACATGCTTCACTCTCGCGACAATCATCTGGACAGTTCAGCAAGCCAGCTGTCCCCGCAATGAAGACTCCTCCTCCCTCAATGGGTGCACCAATGGACCTTTCATCAAG CCTGCCGAAAATGAATATGACTGAGATGCTTAAGTCGGCTTCCAGTTCGGGAGCCATCGATTTGAGTGAGGTTCAGGACTTCTCTATGCCTTCTAAGAAATCCAGTGTACATGCTGCTTTAAGTTCCGCTTTTCCCTCGATGGGAAACAAGAGCAAATTGGACGACACGCTTAATAAATTGATGAAGAAAAACAATTGC ACCATTGAAGAGCCTGTTATTGGTAAGGAGAAAAAGAGGAAGAAGTTGGACGAGATCGTTCTCGGCCTATCGGCTGCTAAAGAGCAAAAGACCTTCCCTGACCCATCTCTGCCATCATCAAAGAAACCGCAGATCCCTCCAAGCGTATCGGTGACGCCAGCAAACCTTCAATCCTCGTCCAACCAGCAGTCAAATCAGAAACCCTTTACTATCACTGTTACCACAGTGCCTGGAA AATCCAAGAGCGGCTCGTCCAACAGCGGATCCGGCACAGGAGGAAGCTCGTCGGCCAGCGGCGGAGGAGCCGGCGGCAGCGGCTTGAGCGCCCTGCAGAATATGGCAATGGGAGGTCTGTCATCCAAAGACAGTCTCAATGCCCTGTTGGCACAGACAATGGCCACCGACCCTCAGACGTTCCTcaaacaacagcaaaagaTGATGCAGTTCCTGCCCCCCGCTCAACGGAAGGCTTATGAAAACATGCTAGCCGAGATGGAACAGGCCATGAAGATCAGTTCAAAGTTTTCAACAAACTCACCACACGACGTCAAGGTCAACAAGTGGCTTTCAGACATGACAAGTCCACTGGGTGACCAGCTGAGCATTGATTACGTAGGAGGAGGCGGGGCAAGTGGTTCGGGAAGTGGCAATAGTCGGCGCTCGAACCGCCAGCAGGGAAACTCACAACAATCCTCAAGTGCAGCCCAAttgcaaaagcaacagcaacaacagcagcagcagcagcaacaacaacagcaacactcGATGCCCGGGCCACAGAATTTGACAGGAGAGGAGCCCGTACCAGTGATCAATAAACAGACAGGCAAACGCTTGGGAGGCAATAAAGCGCCGCAGCTAAAGAGACTTATGCAATG GCTTACGGAGAACCCCAATTACGAAGTGGATCCAAAGTGGCTGGAGCAGATGCAAAATCCCATGTCAACACCGTCACCAAGGCCCGCATCAATGGAGAGCGGCTACGGCTCCTCGGCAGTGAAATCACATGGTGGTCGTCCATTATCTAATTTGAGTAGCACCTCATCATCGTCCCACACCCAACAGCAATCATCTGCAGCTCAATCGCAAGCGGGAGGGAACTCAGGCAGCTCAAAGAAAAATTCCCGCCAACAAACTGCGGCATCAGCTGCACTGGATCAAGCTGCCTTACAATTTGGCTCCTTAGCGGGTCTGAATCCCAGTCTGTTAGCAAATCTTCCTGGACTGGGCGCATTTGATCCCAAGAATCCTCTTGCTGCATTTGATCCCAAAAATCCGTTGCTATCCATGTCTTTTGGAGGAATGCCCGGAATGGGTAATATTCCTGGACTAGGTAACCTGAACAACATGAACCTATTTGCCAGTTTGGCAGGAATGGGAGGATTGGGTAATCTTGCAGGGATGGACACTCAGTCGCTGGCTGCGCTCATGGCTGCTGCCGGGCCAACTCTTGGCGGATTAACTGGTGCATCCGGAGGAGCGGGCTCCGGCAAGAGCCAGGCGCAGTCGCAATCATCCGCCACTTCGTCATCCTCTTCGGCTAGtaaaaagaagcagcagcaacagcaacaacaggcaCAAAATGAAGCTGCTCAATTGGCAGCTGCTATCAGCGCAAGCACTGGAGGATCTGGCGCATCAGGGGGAAAGAACGCAGCTGCTTCTGCATCACAATTGGCGGCCGGATTTCCATTCCTATTTCCGAATCCATCATTGCTGTATCCGCCCATGGGACTAGGTGGCCTGAATCCGTATTCCCTTGGATCTAGTGGACTTGGTTCCGCATACGATCAGTTGGCTCAGCAGTATAACCTGCTAAATGGAGCTACTTCATCGGCCTCAAATACGAGCTCCACGCAGTCTAAGTCGCATCAGTCGCAATCAAAATCCAGTCAGTCCAGGAATACCACAGCATCTGCCAACTCAGCAGCAAGTCTGATGAATGCTATGGCCAGCATGGGCGGTGGCGCTAGCACAGTTACCACGCCTTCAACTTCAGCATCAGGATCCGGACGTGGCAGGCAATCAAGCAGCAGAAATCAGTCCCAAACCACACCCACAGCAGCAGACATGGCTCAACTCAGTAGTCTACTTATGCCAGGAGCGGATCCGCATCTTCTCGAGTCCTTGAGCCGTATGAGCAACATGGATTTGGCGCAGGCAACACGTCTGATGAGCTCCCTGGGAATGCCGCCTCTTTCAGGAACGCCGAGCTCTTCTGGTGGAGGTAACACATCTACAAGCAAGAGAAGCAGCCAAGCCGCAAATGAAGCTAACGTTCAGGCCAAGGAACAGCAAAAGTGGTTAGAAAGTTTAGCCCGAGGAGCTCTGCCAACTGATTTAGCCGCGCTTCAAGCTTTCTCGCAAGGCAAAATGCCATCAACATCCGGATCAAATACGGGAACATCCACTTCCTCTAGTAAGAGCTCGAAAGCAGCTGCGACAGCAGCGGCAGCTCAATTACCACAAATTCCTGGCATGTCCAGCGATTTCCCACAGGCCTTTTTAGCTGAAATGGCTGCACAGGCAATGGCGGCTGCGGGGGGATCCCTTCCTCTTAGTGGTCCAGGTTCATTAGCTAGTTTGGCTGGCTTAACTGGTGGCTCTGCTGGAGGTGGTGGTTCTTCTGCCTCAGGAAGCACTAGCCACTCTTCTTCGAAACGGCAGCGTGAACAGGATGCCTTTAAGCAACAGATGGACTATTATACCAAGACCTTAGGTCTGGGATCAGGAATCTCGTTGATACCCACATCCTCGGCGGGAGGATCATCTGCATCCTCTAGTGCAGcaaacgcagcagcagctgcgtaTGCTGCAGCTTTGGACGCAGAGCAAcagcatcaacaacagcagaaGGCGCTATCCAAACGAGCACGTGGGGATTTACACCCCACAAAGGAGGAATTGGCCGCCCTTGCGGCAGGCTTACCCCTTAATCTTGGTGCCAGCATGAGTAGCATAGAAAAGAGTCTAAGAGGCGGAAGCAGTTCCAGTAGCAGCTCTACACCAGCGCCCATGACTGCGGAACAGGATAAAGTTACATTGACTCCCCTTAATGCCTCTGGAGGCGGATCGGGGTCCTCTTCCAGTTCAGCAGCTGCTGCGGGACTGGCAGCTAATCTGCCCAGTCAAACTACAATAACCATAGCTCCTCCCATTAGCAGTGGAGCCAGCACTAGCAGCGAGCGTTCCGAACGCTCCGAGTCGCGCATTTCGCTAACCATAACAAATGCAGCGGATGCCGCGAAACTACCGCCGCCCTACGAAGAAGCCGATGAGCTAATTATACAGCCCATACTCAAAAAGCCTACCGCTGCCAATCCAGGCAGTAGTCATGGCGGAAGCGTGGACGATCTGGATACAGCTGAAAATACTTCAGCTGCTAATCTGAGTGGCTCATCCTCCAGttctgcagctgctgcggctgcagcGGCGGCTGAAGAGAATCGACGTTCCTCCAATCGCTTGAAGCGTCCGAGGTCTGGTAACGAACAAGGATCTGGTTCCGTGGAAGGACAACCGCCTGAGAAGCGACGGGAGTTGCGATCCACTCGTCATACACGCTCTTCGGCAGATGCCAGTACGCTTAATCTTTCAACTGGAAGCGAATCGGGAGCGGAGGAACGGAACGAATGA